The Metabacillus litoralis genome contains a region encoding:
- a CDS encoding ABC transporter ATP-binding protein: MLRRFYSYYIPHKKLFIIDFSSAIIVALLELAFPLAVQWFIDSLLPSENWSAIVSVSIALLLLYIISTFLQYIVNYWGHMLGINIETDMRKQLFQHVQKQSFKFFDNTKTGNIMSRITNDLMDIGELAHHGPEDLFISIMTFVGAFWIMFTVNARLALVALFILPFLGWLIIVSNLKMNRAWKKMYGEIADVNSRVEDSVSGVRVVQSFTNEKFENERFSVNNLKFRKAKLGGYKVMSFSLSGIYMMTRFVTLAVLVVGAWLSYTGQLTYGELVGFVLYVNVLFKPIDKISALMELYPKGMAGFKRFTELLDVDPDVQDVKDAVEVKSLRGDIAFNEVTFGYDQHKRVLNNINLSISAGETVAFVGPSGAGKTTICSLIPRFYDVESGEIKIDGIDIRNMTKHSLRSQIGIVQQDVFLFTGTLRENIAYGKLNATQEEIAEAAKRAHLESFIESLPFGYDTQIGERGLKLSGGQKQRIAIARMFLKNPPILILDEATSALDTETELIIQKALTELSKNRTTLVIAHRLATIRNADRIVVVTEDGIAEQGKHDELIEQGGIFANLHRVQFQR; the protein is encoded by the coding sequence ATGCTAAGGCGGTTTTATTCGTACTATATACCTCATAAAAAATTATTTATTATTGATTTTAGTAGTGCTATTATCGTGGCTCTTTTGGAGTTAGCATTTCCATTAGCAGTTCAGTGGTTTATCGATTCACTGCTTCCGAGTGAAAACTGGTCTGCTATAGTTTCTGTTAGTATCGCCTTGCTTTTGTTATATATTATTAGCACGTTCTTACAATATATTGTGAACTATTGGGGACATATGCTTGGAATTAATATTGAAACAGATATGAGAAAACAATTGTTTCAACATGTACAAAAGCAATCATTTAAGTTTTTTGACAATACCAAAACAGGAAATATTATGAGCCGGATTACAAATGACCTAATGGATATAGGTGAGCTTGCGCATCATGGTCCGGAAGATTTATTTATTTCTATTATGACCTTTGTAGGGGCTTTTTGGATTATGTTCACTGTAAATGCGAGGCTTGCGTTGGTTGCTTTGTTTATTTTACCGTTTTTAGGATGGCTTATTATTGTAAGTAATTTAAAGATGAATCGTGCCTGGAAGAAAATGTACGGTGAAATTGCTGATGTGAACTCACGGGTGGAGGACAGTGTTTCTGGCGTTCGGGTTGTACAATCTTTCACCAACGAAAAATTCGAAAATGAACGGTTCTCAGTTAACAATTTAAAATTCCGTAAAGCTAAGCTTGGTGGATATAAAGTAATGTCCTTTAGTCTATCAGGAATTTATATGATGACAAGATTTGTTACGTTGGCTGTACTCGTAGTAGGTGCCTGGTTAAGTTATACTGGACAATTAACATATGGTGAGCTTGTTGGATTTGTCTTATATGTAAATGTACTATTTAAACCAATTGATAAAATTAGTGCTTTAATGGAATTATATCCAAAAGGAATGGCTGGATTTAAACGCTTTACAGAGTTGCTTGACGTGGATCCTGATGTACAGGATGTAAAGGACGCAGTTGAAGTAAAATCATTACGTGGGGATATAGCGTTCAATGAAGTTACCTTTGGTTACGATCAACATAAACGAGTTCTAAATAATATCAATCTATCCATTTCAGCTGGAGAAACCGTTGCATTTGTTGGTCCTTCAGGAGCAGGGAAAACAACAATTTGTTCATTAATTCCACGATTTTATGATGTAGAATCTGGAGAAATAAAAATTGATGGCATTGACATAAGGAATATGACAAAGCATTCTCTTCGTTCACAGATTGGAATTGTGCAACAAGATGTGTTTTTGTTTACAGGTACCTTAAGAGAAAATATCGCTTATGGAAAACTTAATGCTACTCAAGAGGAAATTGCAGAAGCGGCAAAACGTGCTCATCTAGAAAGCTTCATCGAATCATTACCTTTTGGCTACGATACTCAAATTGGTGAAAGAGGCTTAAAGTTATCAGGTGGACAAAAACAAAGAATTGCCATTGCAAGAATGTTCTTGAAAAATCCACCTATCTTAATATTGGATGAAGCAACGTCAGCGTTAGATACCGAAACAGAGCTTATCATTCAAAAAGCACTAACAGAGCTTTCAAAAAATAGAACAACTCTTGTTATTGCTCACCGCCTTGCTACAATTCGTAATGCGGATCGTATTGTTGTTGTAACTGAGGACGGAATAGCGGAACAAGGGAAACATGACGAACTGATTGAACAAGGCGGAATTTTTGCTAATCTTCATCGTGTTCAATTTCAGAGATAG
- a CDS encoding VOC family protein: protein MIKPEGIHHVSLSVTDLNKAKQFYGTVLGFKEIERPKFDFPGAWYQIGTQQLHLIVDEVSSTLRKVNELNSREGHFAIRVNDYEETLTYLKDQGVPILEKPKSKSRFAQIFCMDPDFNLIEFNVDQETMNK from the coding sequence TTGATAAAGCCCGAGGGTATTCATCATGTTAGTCTTTCTGTAACAGATTTAAACAAAGCAAAGCAATTTTATGGGACAGTTTTAGGCTTTAAAGAGATAGAGCGACCGAAATTCGACTTTCCAGGTGCATGGTACCAAATTGGGACTCAGCAACTACATTTAATTGTTGATGAAGTTTCTTCTACACTACGAAAAGTAAATGAATTGAACTCTAGAGAAGGTCACTTTGCTATTAGAGTAAACGATTATGAGGAAACTCTTACGTACTTGAAGGACCAAGGAGTTCCTATCTTAGAAAAACCAAAAAGCAAAAGCAGATTTGCGCAAATTTTTTGCATGGACCCTGACTTTAACTTAATTGAATTTAATGTGGATCAAGAAACGATGAATAAGTGA
- a CDS encoding formate/nitrite transporter family protein, with translation MENKALLLVEELALKKHKIFYKSPLRYLLRSMLASMFIGFGVIVAFKAGNFFYIEHSPFAYPVAALTFGAAIILIAYGGGDLFTGNTFYFSYTAFQKKMRWVAVIKLWITSYIGNILGACFFAFFIFSTGLFSEKETTGFLLSVADKKVHLPTYELFFRGILCNWLVCLAFFIPMKLQGDGAKLFTMMLFVFCFFISGYEHSIANMCTFAIAFVSHPPESFTLAGVIHNLIPVTIGNLIGGGVLMGWMYYFVNKPFMVEENEG, from the coding sequence TTGGAAAATAAGGCTTTACTGCTAGTTGAAGAACTAGCTCTAAAGAAGCATAAGATCTTTTATAAAAGTCCGCTTCGATACCTATTACGTTCAATGCTTGCCAGCATGTTTATTGGGTTTGGAGTGATTGTTGCTTTTAAGGCAGGAAATTTCTTTTATATTGAGCATTCTCCATTTGCTTATCCCGTTGCAGCATTAACGTTTGGTGCTGCCATTATCTTAATCGCTTATGGAGGTGGAGATTTATTTACTGGAAACACATTCTATTTCTCCTACACAGCTTTTCAGAAGAAAATGCGCTGGGTTGCAGTGATTAAGCTTTGGATTACAAGCTATATTGGAAACATTTTAGGTGCATGTTTTTTTGCGTTTTTTATTTTTTCAACTGGATTGTTTTCAGAGAAAGAAACAACAGGCTTTCTATTAAGTGTTGCTGATAAAAAAGTTCATCTTCCCACCTATGAGTTATTTTTCCGAGGAATTCTATGTAACTGGTTAGTTTGTTTGGCATTTTTTATCCCAATGAAACTTCAAGGAGATGGAGCCAAACTTTTTACGATGATGTTATTTGTGTTTTGCTTCTTCATTTCTGGATATGAACACAGCATTGCAAATATGTGCACATTTGCTATTGCTTTTGTTTCTCATCCACCTGAAAGCTTTACACTCGCTGGAGTTATTCATAATTTAATTCCTGTTACAATTGGAAATTTAATTGGTGGTGGAGTTTTAATGGGGTGGATGTACTACTTTGTAAATAAACCCTTTATGGTTGAAGAAAACGAGGGATAA
- a CDS encoding acetate uptake transporter: MNSHNTQQVKITTADPSALGLFGLAMVTLVASSQKLGLTDGVSFILPWAFFLGGLAQLFACVQDAKHNNIFGTTAFGAFGLFWFGVGMSWLIQLGAFGEELAANADPKQLGVAFIGYLIFSVYMTIGAMETHKVLFFIFVFIDFLFIGLSLSTLGVMPEATHMLAAVSELMIALLSFYGSAAVVLNTHFGQVVLPIGKPFGLLKK, encoded by the coding sequence ATGAATAGTCATAATACACAACAAGTAAAAATTACAACAGCAGATCCCTCGGCATTAGGTTTATTTGGACTAGCAATGGTAACACTCGTTGCTTCTTCACAAAAATTAGGGTTAACAGATGGAGTTTCATTTATTTTACCATGGGCATTTTTCTTAGGTGGACTAGCTCAATTATTCGCATGTGTTCAGGATGCAAAACATAACAACATCTTTGGAACAACTGCATTTGGAGCTTTTGGTCTATTCTGGTTCGGTGTTGGAATGTCTTGGTTAATACAATTAGGAGCATTTGGTGAAGAACTAGCAGCAAATGCTGATCCCAAGCAGTTAGGTGTCGCATTCATTGGTTACCTAATCTTTAGCGTTTATATGACAATAGGTGCAATGGAAACACATAAAGTACTATTTTTTATTTTTGTTTTCATTGATTTCTTGTTCATCGGCTTATCTTTAAGCACGCTTGGTGTGATGCCTGAAGCAACACATATGCTTGCCGCAGTTTCAGAATTAATGATCGCCTTGCTATCTTTTTACGGATCTGCAGCTGTTGTTTTAAATACACATTTTGGCCAAGTTGTCTTACCGATTGGGAAGCCGTTTGGTTTATTAAAAAAGTAA
- a CDS encoding lactonase family protein, translating into MKLSKLIGYVGTYTKGDSKGVYSFTLDTDAGKLSDVKAVAELDNPTYVNLSQDNKNLYAVVKEGNQGGVASYAVDRVTGDLTAINKQLLDGASPCHVSVDSQNKQVVTANYHKGTVEFFPTNDDGSINSVASVIEHSGQGPHERQEKPHTHYSGFTPDEKYVVAVDLGIDKIISYKINNGKLEEAHTLLVKAGSGPRHITFHPNGKYAYVMTELSNEVITLSYNSDTGVFTELQYSPAIPEDFTENSQGSAIHISSDGRFVYAGNRGHDSIAVYRVNQENGELSFIEFTSTEGNWPRDFALDPTEKFIVASNQESSNLVLFARDTESGKLSLLDSQVSVPDPVCVKFLNVK; encoded by the coding sequence ATGAAATTGTCAAAATTAATCGGTTATGTTGGTACATACACAAAAGGTGATAGTAAAGGAGTTTACAGCTTTACCTTAGACACAGATGCAGGAAAACTAAGTGATGTTAAAGCTGTTGCTGAATTGGACAACCCTACATATGTAAATTTAAGCCAAGACAATAAAAATCTTTATGCAGTTGTAAAGGAAGGAAACCAAGGCGGTGTTGCCTCTTATGCAGTTGACCGTGTAACAGGTGATCTTACAGCCATTAATAAACAGCTGCTTGACGGTGCTTCACCATGTCACGTAAGTGTAGACAGTCAAAATAAACAAGTTGTGACAGCTAACTACCACAAAGGAACAGTAGAATTCTTCCCAACAAATGATGATGGTTCCATCAATTCTGTTGCTTCAGTTATTGAACATTCAGGTCAAGGGCCACATGAAAGACAAGAAAAACCTCATACGCATTATTCAGGCTTCACTCCTGATGAAAAATATGTCGTTGCAGTTGATCTAGGAATCGATAAAATTATTTCTTATAAAATTAACAATGGAAAATTGGAAGAAGCTCATACATTACTTGTGAAAGCTGGAAGCGGCCCAAGACATATTACATTCCATCCGAATGGAAAATATGCTTATGTTATGACAGAGTTAAGTAATGAAGTGATTACTTTAAGCTATAATTCTGACACAGGCGTGTTCACAGAGCTTCAATACAGCCCGGCCATTCCCGAAGATTTCACGGAAAATAGTCAAGGAAGCGCAATCCATATTTCATCTGACGGCCGCTTTGTTTATGCAGGCAATCGTGGGCATGATAGCATCGCTGTTTATCGTGTAAATCAAGAAAACGGTGAGCTTTCATTCATTGAATTTACATCAACAGAAGGAAATTGGCCGCGTGATTTCGCGTTAGATCCTACTGAGAAATTCATTGTCGCATCTAACCAGGAAAGCAGTAACCTTGTGTTATTTGCCCGAGATACAGAATCAGGTAAACTTAGCTTGCTTGACTCACAAGTATCTGTTCCAGATCCAGTTTGTGTGAAGTTTTTGAATGTAAAATAA
- the rocF gene encoding arginase, which translates to MKKHISIIGVPMDLGQSRRGVDMGPSAIRYAGVVERLEELDYEIHDKGDIEIGRPGKDEEATLGNNLKYLKAVTKASEKLAESVDEVVAKGSFPLVFGGDHSIAIGTLAGIAKHYENLGVIWYDAHGDLNTGDTSPSGNIHGMPLAVSLGIGHPDLTNIAGYSPKIKPENIVIIGARSLDEGERILIREKGIRVYTMHEIDRLGMTKVMEEAIDYLKARNIDGVHLSLDLDGLDPDEAPGVGTPVLGGISYRESHLAMEILEESKLITSAEFVEVNPILDEKNKTATVAVALMGSLFGEKLL; encoded by the coding sequence ATGAAAAAGCATATTTCAATCATAGGGGTACCAATGGATTTAGGACAATCAAGACGTGGGGTAGACATGGGTCCTAGTGCTATCCGTTATGCAGGTGTTGTGGAAAGGTTAGAAGAGCTAGATTATGAGATTCATGATAAAGGAGATATAGAGATTGGCAGACCAGGTAAAGATGAAGAAGCAACCCTTGGAAATAATCTTAAATATTTAAAGGCTGTAACAAAAGCCAGTGAAAAACTTGCTGAATCAGTTGATGAGGTTGTAGCAAAGGGGTCATTTCCATTAGTGTTTGGTGGTGATCATAGCATTGCAATTGGTACACTAGCTGGAATTGCTAAGCATTATGAGAACCTGGGTGTCATCTGGTATGATGCACACGGAGATTTAAATACAGGAGACACATCTCCATCAGGTAATATCCATGGAATGCCTTTAGCGGTAAGTTTAGGTATAGGTCATCCAGATTTAACAAATATAGCTGGATATTCCCCGAAAATTAAGCCGGAAAACATCGTGATCATTGGTGCTCGTTCTTTAGATGAGGGAGAGCGAATACTTATCCGCGAAAAAGGGATTAGAGTTTATACAATGCATGAAATTGATCGATTAGGTATGACAAAGGTAATGGAAGAAGCGATCGATTATTTAAAAGCTAGAAACATAGATGGAGTACATTTATCACTTGATTTAGATGGACTTGATCCGGATGAGGCACCAGGAGTTGGAACGCCAGTTTTAGGTGGAATAAGTTATAGAGAAAGTCACTTAGCAATGGAAATTTTAGAAGAATCAAAATTAATAACTTCTGCTGAATTTGTTGAGGTTAATCCAATTTTAGATGAAAAGAATAAAACAGCTACTGTCGCGGTAGCTTTAATGGGCTCACTTTTTGGAGAAAAATTATTATAA
- a CDS encoding sigma-54 interaction domain-containing protein gives MKIDNLTNAEMQAIIQTLVNMIDIGIHVINKDGKTIIYNKKMADIEEMDPSNVHGKNILELFKFNNETESTLISALRGNATKKSKQTYFTHNGQEITTINDTCPLYDSTKQICGAIEVAKDITNLERIIRDNILKKGDTKFTFDHIIGKSIKIAEVIEASKRATRTSSSILIVGETGTGKELFAQSIHNGSKRSSYPFISQNCAAIPESLIEGILFGTKKGAFTGSIERPGLFEQAEGGTLLLDEINSLNPTLQAKLLRALQEKTIRRVGDTKDKKIDVRVIATINEDPIDAIANGHLRKDLFYRLSVVSLFIPPLRERKDDTQILAQSFLKKFNHIFDMNVKSISKHVLALFEAYDWPGNVRELEHIIEGAMNLMEPEEAIIDVPHLPVPFKQKATELLDPAVYDENQFYEKDKVESKELLTLEDYMTNREKEYLEKILKEHDYNISQAAKTLQISRQSLQYRLRKFKLK, from the coding sequence ATGAAAATAGATAATTTAACGAATGCTGAAATGCAAGCCATTATTCAAACTTTGGTTAATATGATCGACATCGGAATACATGTTATAAATAAAGATGGTAAAACAATTATTTATAATAAAAAAATGGCTGATATTGAAGAGATGGATCCTAGTAATGTACACGGCAAAAATATTCTTGAACTATTTAAATTTAATAATGAGACTGAAAGCACTCTCATTTCAGCTTTACGAGGTAATGCTACAAAGAAGTCAAAACAAACGTATTTTACCCACAATGGTCAAGAAATAACGACAATTAATGATACCTGCCCTTTATATGATTCTACTAAGCAAATATGCGGAGCAATCGAAGTAGCTAAGGATATTACAAACCTTGAGCGCATTATTAGAGATAACATCCTTAAAAAGGGAGATACAAAATTCACGTTTGATCACATTATTGGAAAAAGTATAAAGATTGCAGAGGTTATTGAAGCTAGTAAACGAGCAACAAGAACTTCATCTTCAATCCTTATTGTTGGTGAAACTGGCACCGGAAAAGAGCTTTTTGCCCAGAGTATTCATAATGGGAGTAAGCGTTCCTCCTATCCATTTATTAGCCAAAATTGTGCTGCAATACCTGAAAGTTTAATAGAAGGTATTCTCTTTGGCACAAAAAAAGGAGCTTTTACCGGATCAATTGAAAGACCAGGTTTATTCGAGCAGGCTGAGGGTGGAACGTTACTTCTTGATGAAATCAACTCGTTAAATCCAACTCTTCAAGCAAAACTCCTTCGTGCTCTCCAAGAAAAAACCATTAGAAGAGTTGGAGATACAAAAGATAAGAAAATAGATGTTAGAGTTATTGCAACAATCAACGAAGATCCAATTGATGCCATTGCCAATGGTCATTTAAGAAAAGATCTTTTTTATCGCTTAAGTGTTGTCTCATTATTCATTCCTCCACTGAGGGAACGTAAGGATGATACTCAAATACTTGCACAGTCGTTTTTGAAAAAATTTAATCACATATTTGACATGAACGTAAAGAGCATCAGCAAACATGTATTAGCTTTGTTTGAAGCCTATGATTGGCCTGGAAATGTCCGCGAACTTGAACATATCATTGAAGGTGCAATGAATTTGATGGAGCCCGAAGAAGCAATCATTGACGTTCCACACTTACCGGTTCCCTTTAAACAAAAAGCTACTGAACTTCTTGATCCAGCTGTATATGATGAAAATCAATTCTACGAAAAGGATAAAGTAGAATCAAAAGAACTCCTAACACTTGAAGACTATATGACAAATCGCGAAAAAGAATATCTAGAAAAAATATTAAAAGAGCATGACTACAATATCTCCCAAGCCGCAAAGACTTTACAAATTAGTAGACAGAGTCTTCAATATCGTTTAAGAAAATTTAAACTTAAATAA
- a CDS encoding ornithine--oxo-acid transaminase: MTTKTEQVINQTEQFGAKNYNPLPIVISKAEGIWVEDPEGNKYLDMLSAYSAVNQGHRHPKIIQALKDQADRVTLTSRAFHNDQLGPWYERIARITKKEMALPMNTGAEAVETAIKAIRRWGYQVKGIADNQAEIIACEGNFHGRTMTAVSLSSEEEYRKGFGPMLPGIKLIPYGDVEALKAAITPQTAGFLFEPIQGEAGINIPREGFLKEAYQVCKDNNVLFVADEIQAGLARSGKMFACDWEDVVPDMYILGKALGGGVFPISCVVANRDVLGVFNPGSHGSTFGGNPLACAVSIAALDVIEDEKLVDRSLKLGNYFVERLKEINNPIIKEIRGRGLFIGVELTEPARSYCEKLKENGLLCKETHDTVIRFAPPLVINEEELDWAIDRIKRVLS; the protein is encoded by the coding sequence ATGACAACAAAAACAGAACAAGTGATCAATCAAACAGAACAATTTGGTGCAAAAAACTATAATCCTCTACCAATTGTTATTTCAAAAGCAGAGGGAATATGGGTGGAAGATCCTGAAGGTAACAAATATTTGGATATGTTAAGTGCTTATTCAGCTGTTAACCAAGGACATAGACATCCTAAGATTATTCAGGCATTAAAAGATCAGGCGGACCGCGTTACTCTAACTTCACGTGCTTTTCATAATGATCAGTTAGGTCCGTGGTATGAGAGAATTGCAAGAATCACCAAAAAGGAAATGGCACTACCGATGAACACTGGAGCCGAGGCTGTGGAAACAGCAATAAAAGCAATCAGACGCTGGGGATATCAAGTGAAAGGGATTGCTGATAATCAAGCTGAGATTATAGCATGTGAAGGTAACTTTCATGGCCGTACGATGACAGCTGTATCACTATCTTCTGAAGAAGAATATCGTAAAGGATTTGGACCAATGCTGCCAGGAATTAAACTTATTCCGTATGGAGATGTAGAAGCGCTAAAAGCAGCAATTACTCCGCAAACAGCAGGATTTCTTTTCGAGCCAATTCAAGGTGAAGCAGGAATTAATATTCCTAGAGAAGGGTTTTTAAAAGAAGCCTATCAAGTATGTAAAGATAATAATGTTTTGTTTGTAGCCGATGAAATTCAAGCTGGTTTAGCGCGATCTGGAAAAATGTTTGCTTGTGATTGGGAAGATGTTGTACCTGATATGTATATTTTAGGGAAAGCACTAGGTGGGGGAGTTTTCCCAATTTCATGTGTGGTAGCTAATCGTGATGTTTTAGGCGTATTTAACCCTGGCTCACACGGATCTACATTTGGAGGTAATCCTCTTGCATGTGCTGTTTCAATTGCTGCACTTGATGTGATAGAGGATGAAAAGCTAGTTGATCGTTCATTGAAGCTAGGAAACTATTTTGTGGAACGCCTAAAAGAAATTAACAATCCGATTATTAAAGAGATAAGAGGCAGGGGCTTGTTTATTGGGGTAGAGTTAACGGAGCCTGCACGTAGTTATTGTGAAAAGTTAAAGGAAAATGGCTTACTGTGCAAAGAAACACATGATACTGTTATTCGTTTTGCTCCTCCATTAGTTATAAATGAAGAGGAGCTAGATTGGGCGATTGACCGTATTAAGCGTGTACTATCATAA
- a CDS encoding ABC transporter substrate-binding protein has translation MNLIEHYVNLRLAYQEYKEEERIEATTGEISHHLSCTMRNTNILMKKMMELGYLKWMPQKGRGRKSTLLFHLSLLEAATSNVQRLLTEKNFEEAYSYILSIQFSQVIKEKLLHNMHSHFGLKSITHSTGRRDTLKIPQNLKIHTLDPTFVGIVHEAHIVQHIFDPLVRYDRGSKTYIPGIALAWEENNGIEWTFYLRKGVMFHHGRVLQAKDVQYTIERLRTNQQIPYHTLFECVEKVTMIDDITIQFTLKKPNYMFLDVMSSFFSSIIPHDIELDPLMPIGTGPYQVEKNEEHLLVLEAFPHHFQGRPFLDTIEVWHMPNLKEQPDKIEERVYTGEHETATYQELGSFFFVFNLNRNGCHHNKNFRLAIQQIVDPFKLVKELGYPRRYPAYSFRLNQSKQIVNHLENNLKEAKRLLSLSSYEGQVLKVATFDFKEAKEDMEWLEIRCQQIGLNIEVSVIQASEIYEKKVLGLYDIIYTGETFEINEELSLYMMYSSDNSVLRMALDSKTKQHIDMELNYLISLDDLNKRSALFQKIEDWLREEAYIIQTYHTIEEQNYHKALKGIEVSGYGMPDLRSLWVKPDIESSSSYSIYIP, from the coding sequence ATGAATCTTATTGAACATTATGTTAATTTGCGATTAGCCTATCAAGAGTACAAGGAAGAAGAAAGGATTGAAGCAACAACAGGGGAAATATCTCATCATCTTTCTTGTACGATGCGAAATACAAATATTTTGATGAAGAAAATGATGGAGTTAGGCTATCTTAAATGGATGCCTCAAAAAGGTAGAGGGAGAAAATCAACTTTACTTTTTCATCTTTCATTACTGGAGGCTGCTACTAGTAATGTGCAAAGATTACTCACTGAAAAGAATTTTGAAGAAGCATACTCCTATATTTTGAGTATTCAATTTTCTCAGGTAATAAAAGAAAAACTGTTACATAATATGCACAGTCATTTTGGGTTAAAGTCTATCACTCACTCTACTGGTCGAAGAGACACGTTAAAAATTCCTCAAAATTTAAAAATTCATACGTTAGATCCTACTTTTGTTGGAATAGTTCATGAAGCTCACATCGTACAACATATTTTTGATCCGCTAGTTCGCTATGATCGGGGAAGTAAAACCTATATTCCCGGCATTGCTCTGGCCTGGGAAGAGAATAATGGAATAGAATGGACCTTTTATTTACGCAAAGGTGTAATGTTTCACCACGGTCGAGTCCTTCAAGCAAAAGATGTTCAGTATACGATTGAGAGATTAAGAACTAATCAACAAATTCCTTATCACACTCTCTTTGAATGTGTGGAAAAAGTAACAATGATAGATGACATTACGATACAGTTTACTTTGAAGAAACCAAATTACATGTTTCTTGATGTTATGAGCAGCTTTTTCTCCTCTATTATTCCTCATGATATTGAATTAGATCCTTTAATGCCGATTGGAACCGGTCCATATCAAGTGGAAAAAAATGAAGAACATCTACTTGTGCTAGAGGCATTTCCTCATCATTTTCAGGGAAGACCTTTCTTAGATACAATTGAAGTTTGGCATATGCCGAATTTAAAGGAACAACCAGATAAGATAGAGGAAAGAGTTTATACTGGGGAACACGAAACAGCGACTTATCAAGAGCTTGGTAGCTTTTTTTTCGTCTTTAATTTGAATAGAAATGGGTGTCATCATAATAAAAACTTTCGTTTGGCAATTCAGCAAATTGTTGACCCATTCAAACTTGTAAAGGAGCTTGGATATCCAAGGAGATATCCTGCATATAGCTTTAGGTTGAACCAAAGTAAACAAATCGTTAATCATCTAGAGAATAATCTAAAAGAAGCAAAAAGACTACTGTCTTTAAGCAGTTATGAAGGACAAGTACTTAAGGTGGCAACATTTGATTTTAAAGAAGCAAAAGAGGACATGGAATGGCTGGAAATTCGTTGTCAGCAAATAGGTCTTAATATTGAGGTGTCCGTCATACAAGCCTCAGAAATCTATGAGAAAAAGGTACTTGGTCTTTACGATATCATTTATACAGGTGAAACGTTTGAGATAAATGAGGAACTTAGTCTTTATATGATGTATTCAAGTGATAATAGTGTTCTTCGAATGGCACTAGACTCTAAAACAAAACAACATATTGATATGGAGCTTAATTATTTAATATCCTTAGATGATTTAAATAAGCGTTCAGCCTTGTTTCAGAAGATTGAAGATTGGTTAAGAGAAGAAGCATATATTATTCAGACCTATCACACAATCGAAGAACAAAACTATCATAAGGCATTAAAAGGTATTGAAGTTTCAGGGTATGGCATGCCTGATTTACGATCACTATGGGTGAAACCTGATATAGAGAGTTCATCAAGTTATTCAATTTATATTCCATAG